The Pirellulales bacterium genome segment AGCGCGACCGCCGATAGCGATGTCGACATGCTCGTGGTGATGGAGTTCGAGGGATCGAAGCTCGACAAAATGGTCGAGCTGCGCGAGGTCCTGAGCGACATCACGGTGCCGACGGACATCCTCCTTACGACGCCCGAGGACTTTGGGTGGCGCAAGGATGTGGTTGGTACGATCGAGTGGCCCGCCTTCCACGAGGGCAAAGTCTTGTATGCCCGCACCTAAGAACCCGCAACTCGCTGTTCTGCGCCAGTGGGTGGAGAAGGCCGAGAACGATCTCACCGCGGCGCGCCAGATTCAAAAGCTCGGCAAGGACGCTCCAACTGACACCATTTGCTTTCACGCCCAGCAGTGCGCGGCGGGCGACACGTTTGTCGCGTGTTCTCGGGGTGGCCGATCCCGC includes the following:
- a CDS encoding nucleotidyltransferase domain-containing protein, with translation MRKPARKQSIQLVIQRIVARIVKRFHPERIILFGSQARESATADSDVDMLVVMEFEGSKLDKMVELREVLSDITVPTDILLTTPEDFGWRKDVVGTIEWPAFHEGKVLYART